Proteins encoded in a region of the Orcinus orca chromosome X, mOrcOrc1.1, whole genome shotgun sequence genome:
- the RTL3 gene encoding retrotransposon Gag-like protein 3: MVEDLAASYIALKLENEILQAQVQRLMEENAALQSQIPELQKPQAAKEDEPLQKHSEAQETQRPPETLDFPAALEPQEPPEVKEPQKPRESQDLPSWEPSAAQEPQKSLEPPADPESLEPPATQDPQAPPMVHELAGAWESHKPSEAKEPQKLPMAQEVQKPTEFKEVQESPDTQDAPAGPGTQNSELQDPPNAQELQEAPKCQDTSTHLESLEFLAPQELQDPSDVQEFLGLLTAKESLDSLTAAETSAASEFPQSSNGLEAEAFPLEYPLAFNGDAQKLPEFLVQLNSYMRVRGHLYPTEAALVSFVGNCFSGEAGKWFQPLVDIQSPLLEQFESFIQVLQDTFDNPENMEDANHRIRKLCQGEDHVHQYATHFHIIAQELNWDESTLCIQFQEGLASSIRDELSHTNPATNLSDLITQCITLEEKLSGKPDLSPQEASPSQEKAGFDSPPAENHPVQASSNRPHLSEAERARRREGHLCLYCGYPGHFARNCPVKPHRAQQAGNIEARR; encoded by the coding sequence ATGGTGGAGGACTTAGCAGCCTCCTATATTGCTCTGAAATTGGAGAATGAAATTCTGCAGGCTCAAGTGCAGCGGCTGATGGAGGAAAATGCTGCCTTGCAGTCCCAGATCCCAGAGCTCCAGAAGCCCCAAGCAGCCAAAGAGGATGAACCACTCCAGAAGCACTCAGAGGCCCAGGAGACCCAGAGACCCCCAGAGACCCTGGATTTCCCAGCAGCCTTGGAACCCCAAGAGCCCCCAGAGGTCAAGGAGCCCCAGAAGCCAAGAGAGTCTCAGGACCTCCCATCCTGGGAGCCCTCAGCAGCCCAGGAGCCCCAGAAATCCTTGGAGCCCCCAGCAGATCCAGAGTCCCTGGAGCCCCCAGCAACCCAGGATCCCCAGGCACCTCCAATGGTCCACGAGCTCGCAGGAGCCTGGGAATCCCATAAGCCCTCAGAGGCCAAGGAGCCTCAGAAGCTCCCAATGGCCCAGGAGGTCCAGAAGCCCACAGAATTCAAGGAGGTTCAGGAGTCTCCAGATACCCAGGATGCCCCAGCAGGCCCCGGGACCCAGAATTCAGAGCTCCAGGATCCCCCAAATGCTCAGGAGCTCCAGGAGGCACCAAAATGCCAGGACACTTCAACTCACCTGGAGTCCCTTGAGTTTCTTGCCCCCCAGGAGCTCCAGGATCCTTCAGATGTCCAGGAGTTCCTAGGACTCTTAACAGCCAAGGAGTCCCTGGACAGCCTAACAGCTGCTGAAACATCAGCAGCTTCAGAGTTTCCACAGTCTTCCAATGGGTTAGAGGCTGAAGCTTTCCCTCTAGAATACCCTTTAGCCTTCAATGGGGATGCCCAGAAGCTTCCTGAGTTTCTGGTTCAATTGAATAGCTACATGAGAGTCAGAGGGCACCTGTATCCCACCGAAGCAGCTCTGGTAAGCTTTGTTGGCAACTGCTTCTCAGGTGAAGCAGGAAAGTGGTTCCAGCCCTTAGTAGATATCCAAAGTCCCTTGCTGGAGCAATTTGAAAGTTTCATACAAGTGCTCCAGGATACTTTTGACAATCCAGAAAACATGGAAGATGCCAACCACCGCATCCGTAAGCTCTGCCAAGGGGAGGACCATGTCCACCAGTATGCGACCCACTTCCACATCATTGCTCAAGAGCTAAACTGGGATGAAAGCACTCTCTGCATCCAATTTCAGGAAGGGCTTGCCAGTTCTATACGAGATGAACTGTCTCACACAAACCCAGCCACCAACCTATCTGACCTGATTACCCAATGCATCACACTAGAAGAGAAGTTAAGTGGTAAGCCTGATCTAAGTCCACAAGAGGCAAGTCCATCTCAGGAGAAAGCTGGGTTTGATAGTCCACCAGCTGAAAACCATCCTGTGCAGGCTTCAAGCAATCGCCCACACCTCAGTGAAGCCGAACGAGCCCGCCGCCGTGAAGGCCACTTGTGCCTCTACTGTGGTTATCCTGGTCATTTCGCCAGAAATTGCCCTGTCAAGCCTCATCGTGCCCAGCAGGCGGGAAACATCGAGGCCCGGCGGTAA